The following nucleotide sequence is from Tardiphaga sp. 709.
TCCGGCGCATTGCCGGAAGGCAACCGCCTGCCCTCGATCAGAAAGGCCGCGGGGGAATTTGGCGTGTCGAAGAACACCGTGGTCGAAGCCTATGACCGACTGGTGCTTGGCAATCTCGTCGCGGCAAAGGCAGGCTCCGGTTTCGTGGTCATCTACCGCGGCGATGATGGCGGGCGACCGAAACACGTGAGCGAAGCCGTCGACATCGCATCGCTGCTGAGCGCCCAGCTCTCGCAGAATTTCGAGATCCGCGTCGGCGACGGACGGCCGCCGGCTTCGTGGACGGAGCAATCGGAGATCAAGCGCCATCTGAGCGGGACCGGACGGATCCTGCCGGTCGCCGCTGACGCCTATGGCTCCGCACTCGGATTCCTGCCGCTCCGACAACAGATTGCATTGCGGCTGCAAGCCCAGCAAATCGCGGTGAAGGAAGACGGGCTTCTGCTCACATTCGGAGCCAATCACGCGCTCGACTTGATCATCCGCGCGATGCTGTCGCCTGGCGATACGGTGCTGGTGGACGAGCCCGGCTATTATCCTCTGTTCGCAAAGCTCACGCTGGCGCAGGTTCGCATCGTCGGCGTTCGCCGCCTGGCGGATGGGCCGGATGTCGACGACCTCGCCGCAAAGATCCAGTCGGAGCGGCCGAAGCTGTTTTTCACGCAGTCGCTTGGCCACAACCCGACCGGAGGATCGATCACGCTGCCCGTGGCGCATGCGGTGCTTCAGACGGCGATGCGATCGAACCTCGTGATCGTCGAGGACGACCCGTTTGCCGATCTGCCTATCGCGGTGAACAGCCGGCTGGCGACGCTCGATCAGTTGAACAATGTGATCTCGATCGGGACCTTTTCGAAGACACTGTCGGCGAGCCTGCGATCGGGCTTCATTGCGGCCCGCAGCGACCGCATCGCGACGCTGGCCGAACTGAAGATGCTCACCACCGTCAACAGTTCCGGCCATGTGGAGCGGCTGCTGCACCGGCTGCTCGCGGACGGCCACTATGAGCGGCACCTGAAGCGGCTGGGACAGCGGAGTGAAGCCGCCATGGGTCAGGTGCGCGCCAATCTCGTGCGCGGCGGACATCATCTCTATGCCGACGCACGCACGGGCTATTACCTGTATCTGCTGCTGCCGGACGGAATCGACGACATGGCGCTGGCGCGCGAAGGCGCGAAGGACAGCATCTTCATCGCGCCGGGAAGCCTGTTCTGCCTCGACAAGAACAGCCCGCTGGCGCGGGCGATCAGGATCAATGTGTCGCGGGCGGATAATCCGAAATTCTACGAATTTCTGCTGCGCCGGCTGCAATAGACGCCGCGACGCCTTCAGGTCGCTTCCTCGGTATAGGGAGCCAGCACATCCAGCAGATCCCGGCCCCGCGCCGGGGTCGGCTCCACCAGCGCGCGGTTGGCGACCGAGTCCAGATGCGAATGCATCAGCGACATCGCCTTGTTGGCATCGCCCTCCTGCAGCGCTTCGATGATCGCGATATGCTCGCTGATGCCGCATTCCGACGAATGCGGCCGGCTGAACAGCGACAGTGTCAGACAGCAGCGATAGGCGATCTCGCTGACATAACGGACCAGCACCGGGCTGTTGGTCATCGACGCCAGCATGATGTGAAATTCAGTCGCCAGGCGAATAGACACGGCGTTCGGCCCGTCATGCGCCTCGCGCTCCGCCTCGACATGCGCCTTGAGGCGCGCGATCTGGCTGCTGCTGAGCTTGCCGGCGATCTTGCGGACGATCAGCCGTTCGAGATCCATCCGGATGTCGAAGATGTCCCGCGCATCCTGCCAACTCGGCGTCACCACCACCGCGATGCGGTTACGTCGCAGCTCCACAAGCCCCTCGGACGCCAGTTGCCCGAGTGCATAGCGCGCAATGGTGCGGCTAACGCCGAAGCGCTCACCCAGAGAGTCCTCGGGAAGCTTGGCGCCGGGTTCCAGAGCCTGCTCGATGATCGCCCGCCGCAGCGCGCGGCAGATCATCCCAACCTTGTCTTTTGAATTCGGCGCTTCTGGCATTCAGTCAGACCTATCGTGATCGCTGCACGTGAGCTTTGCCCGAAGTGCATGCAATCTAAGAGAGTAGATGCCCAATAATTCCGCATGGAATGGCGAGCGAACGTAAAATGACAACGTTTCGCCCCGGACTCAAGTGGCACCCCAATTGCATGCACTTATTGCTATGACAAGTATGCAAGAAAATGGGCCCGCCGAGGGCCAACGCAGACCGACCGCCGTTGAGCTGTCCGCAACCTCCGTAACGTTCGGCCGCGGCCCGACCGCCACGCCGGCGCTCGCCGAGACCAACCTTAGCATTCCCGATGGCGAATTCCTTGCCCTTGTCGGCCCCTCCGGCTGCGGCAAGTCGACGATCCTCAAGCTCGTCAGCAATCTGCTCCGCCCCACCACCGGCGTCGTCATCGTCGGCGGCCGCGAGGTCGCTGCCAAGGCGCTGCGGATCGGCATGGCGTTCCAGAACCCGACCATGCTGCCCTGGCTGACCATTGAGCGGAACATCATGCTTCCGCTCAAGATCGTGGAGCCGTTCCGGTCCGAGTATCGGCAGAAGCGCAAAGGCGAATTTCGCGACAAGGCCCATGCATTGCTGGCCCAGGTCGGCCTCAAGGATTTCGGCAACAAATATCCCTGGCAGTTGTCCGGCGGCATGCTGCAGCGAGCCAATCTGTGCCGCGCGCTGATTCATGAGCCGCGCATGCTGCTGCTGGACGAACCGTTCGGCGCACTCGACCAGTTCACCAAGGAAGAGCTCTGGTCGATCCTCCAGAGCCTCTGGCTGCAACACAAACCAACAGTGCTGCTCGTAACGCACGATCTCCGCGAGGCCGGCTTCCTCGCCAGCCGCATCTGCGTGATGAGCGCGCGCCCAGGCCGTATCCTCGACGACAGCGCGGTGGACTTTCCGCGCCCGCGCACCATCCCGATGACCTTCGAGCCCGACTTCGTTGCGCTGAACCAGCGTCTGCGCGACCTCATCGTCAATGCGCGGAGCAATGCTCCGGCCACGCAAGAGGCATAAATGAATCTCGGCCTCCGTCAGAAACTCTGGTCGTTCGGACTAATCGTCGCATTCTTCGCGGGATGGCAGCTGTTCTGCATCGTCTCGGGCATGTCCGATCTGATCCTGCCACGCCCGACCGATGTTCTCGCGACACTGATCGCGCGCCTCCCGGTGTTGTGGCCGCATATCATCCAGACCCTCAGCACCACCATGGCCGGCTTCGCGCTCGGCGTCGGCCTCGGCGTGGTGCTCGGTGCAATCATCGGCGTCTCGAAAGTCGCCTATGACACCGCCTATCCGCTGCTGGTCGGCTTCTCGTCGATCCCGAAAGTCGCCGTCGTGCCGATCTTCGTTCTGTGGTTCGGCTCCGGCTCCGTGCCTGCGATTCTGACTGCACTGTCGATCTGCTTCTTCCCCATCGTCGTCAACATCGCGACCGGTCTCGCCACCACCGAGCCGGAACTCGAGGACGTGCTGAAGGCCCTTGGCGCAAGCAAGATGGACATTCTGTGGAATGTCGGCCTGCCGCGCACCATGCCGTTCTTCTTCGCCTCGCTCAAAGTCGCTGTCAGCTACGCCTTCGTTGGCGCCGTTCTGGCAGAAACTGTCGCGTCCAATCGCGGCATCGGCAATGTGATGATGAGCGCATCGTCGAACTTCAACGTCCCGCTCGTCTTCGCTTGCCTGTTCATTCTCGCGATCCTTGGCGTGGCGCTCTACGTCATTTTCTCTCTGATCGAGGCGCGCGTGACCGGCTGGGCCACGCGCAAGAACGATCTCGTTGCGACCTAATCACCTCTCACCAACCAGGAGAACGTCATGTTGAAGAGATTGACCGCCCTCGCCGTGGGCAGCGTCCTGCTCACAGGCTCCGCCTTCGCTCAGGAGACGACCATCAAGTTCACGCTGGGCTGGAAGACCCAGGGCGCCGACGCCGCCTTCCTCTATGCGAAGGAGAAGGGCTTCTTCAAGGAAGAGGGCCTCAACGTGGTGATCGACCAGGGCGAAGGCTCCGGCGCGACGGTGACGCGCATTATGTCCGGCGCCTGGGATGCCGGCTTCGGCGACGTCAATGCCATTATCCAGAACGCCTCGACGCGTCCGCAGGATTCGCCGGTGATGGTGTATCAGATGTGGAACCAGCCACCCTTCGCCATCGTGACCAAGAACACCAGCGGCATCAATAGCATCAAGGATTTCGAAGGCCGCACGCTGGGCGGCGCGCAGGGCACGCCGACGACCCGCCTGCTGCCGGTCTTCATCCAGAAGAACGGCCTCGCTGGCGACAAGATCAAAGTATCGAACATGGCGCCCAATCTGCAGGAGCCGATGCTGATCAAGGGCGACATCGACGCCGCCCTCGTCTTCAATATCACCAGTTACTTCAACCTAGTGCTGAACCGTCAGGATCCGGAGAAGGACTTCAAGTGGTTCACCTTCGGTGACTACGGCCTCGACCTGTATTCCAACGGCGTGATGGTGTCGAAGAAGCTGCTGAAGGAGAATCCGAAGGCCGTTGCCGGCCTCGTGCGCGCCATCAACAAGGGGCATCTCGCGGTCGCCAAGGACCAAAACGAAGCCCTCAAGGCGATCGCCACCTTTGATAACCTCATCGACATCCCTGTCGAAAAGCGCCGCCTGCAATATGCCTTCGAGAAGCTGATCGTCACGCCGGAGATGAAGGAAATCGGCACCGGCGACATCAAGGACGATCGCATGGCCCGCGCCATCGGCATGGTTGTGGAGGGCTACGGCCTCAGCCGCACGCCGACCCCACAGGAAATCTTCTCCCGCGAATTCCTGCCGCCGCGCGCCGAGCGCGAGCTCATCTATACGAAGAACTGATTACGTCCATGACTGAGGTTCTGTCTGCGGCTCATATCTTCACCGGCATAGATCGGGGTCTCGTGCCTCAGGCCAGCATCCATCATGCGGATGGCCTGATCACGAGTATCTCAACCGGTGCAAGCATTTCGCCGCAGACGAACCACCTGATCATTCCCGCACTGGTCAATGCCCACGACCACGCACGACCGTCCATGACGTCCTTCGGCGCGTCAAATATGCCGCTGGAATCATGGATCGCACGGTCAGCCTTCGGCACACCGCCCGATCCCTATCTCGCCGCCGCCGTATCGCTCGCCCGTTCGGCGCGAGCAGGCTGCGGCGGAGCGATGATTCATT
It contains:
- a CDS encoding PLP-dependent aminotransferase family protein; translated protein: MTTSREPSDRSTTLAETLASRLRVRILSGALPEGNRLPSIRKAAGEFGVSKNTVVEAYDRLVLGNLVAAKAGSGFVVIYRGDDGGRPKHVSEAVDIASLLSAQLSQNFEIRVGDGRPPASWTEQSEIKRHLSGTGRILPVAADAYGSALGFLPLRQQIALRLQAQQIAVKEDGLLLTFGANHALDLIIRAMLSPGDTVLVDEPGYYPLFAKLTLAQVRIVGVRRLADGPDVDDLAAKIQSERPKLFFTQSLGHNPTGGSITLPVAHAVLQTAMRSNLVIVEDDPFADLPIAVNSRLATLDQLNNVISIGTFSKTLSASLRSGFIAARSDRIATLAELKMLTTVNSSGHVERLLHRLLADGHYERHLKRLGQRSEAAMGQVRANLVRGGHHLYADARTGYYLYLLLPDGIDDMALAREGAKDSIFIAPGSLFCLDKNSPLARAIRINVSRADNPKFYEFLLRRLQ
- a CDS encoding GntR family transcriptional regulator, giving the protein MPEAPNSKDKVGMICRALRRAIIEQALEPGAKLPEDSLGERFGVSRTIARYALGQLASEGLVELRRNRIAVVVTPSWQDARDIFDIRMDLERLIVRKIAGKLSSSQIARLKAHVEAEREAHDGPNAVSIRLATEFHIMLASMTNSPVLVRYVSEIAYRCCLTLSLFSRPHSSECGISEHIAIIEALQEGDANKAMSLMHSHLDSVANRALVEPTPARGRDLLDVLAPYTEEAT
- a CDS encoding ABC transporter ATP-binding protein, which translates into the protein MTSMQENGPAEGQRRPTAVELSATSVTFGRGPTATPALAETNLSIPDGEFLALVGPSGCGKSTILKLVSNLLRPTTGVVIVGGREVAAKALRIGMAFQNPTMLPWLTIERNIMLPLKIVEPFRSEYRQKRKGEFRDKAHALLAQVGLKDFGNKYPWQLSGGMLQRANLCRALIHEPRMLLLDEPFGALDQFTKEELWSILQSLWLQHKPTVLLVTHDLREAGFLASRICVMSARPGRILDDSAVDFPRPRTIPMTFEPDFVALNQRLRDLIVNARSNAPATQEA
- a CDS encoding ABC transporter permease, with the protein product MNLGLRQKLWSFGLIVAFFAGWQLFCIVSGMSDLILPRPTDVLATLIARLPVLWPHIIQTLSTTMAGFALGVGLGVVLGAIIGVSKVAYDTAYPLLVGFSSIPKVAVVPIFVLWFGSGSVPAILTALSICFFPIVVNIATGLATTEPELEDVLKALGASKMDILWNVGLPRTMPFFFASLKVAVSYAFVGAVLAETVASNRGIGNVMMSASSNFNVPLVFACLFILAILGVALYVIFSLIEARVTGWATRKNDLVAT
- a CDS encoding ABC transporter substrate-binding protein; the protein is MLKRLTALAVGSVLLTGSAFAQETTIKFTLGWKTQGADAAFLYAKEKGFFKEEGLNVVIDQGEGSGATVTRIMSGAWDAGFGDVNAIIQNASTRPQDSPVMVYQMWNQPPFAIVTKNTSGINSIKDFEGRTLGGAQGTPTTRLLPVFIQKNGLAGDKIKVSNMAPNLQEPMLIKGDIDAALVFNITSYFNLVLNRQDPEKDFKWFTFGDYGLDLYSNGVMVSKKLLKENPKAVAGLVRAINKGHLAVAKDQNEALKAIATFDNLIDIPVEKRRLQYAFEKLIVTPEMKEIGTGDIKDDRMARAIGMVVEGYGLSRTPTPQEIFSREFLPPRAERELIYTKN